TAATGTCCTGTTGAAAACACATGCGATAAAAGTTTTGTAGCTGCACTTTATGTGAGCAGCTCCTCTCAGAATACAGCGCGCATGCTGCTCTTTGCTCAGGCGTCTTAATTTCCTGTTTCAGTGTACTGTAGGTGTAAAGTTGGGTAGGAAACCATAGCATGACACTAGACCGCAGTCTGTTTTTATTACCCGCCCACTGCCGTATAttgagagatatatatataagcatGAGAATCTTCCCTATATTTCTGGCAGGCTGCATGAGTGTATTTATGATTTACATAGTTTGATATAATCACACAAAATGCACATGGAGGTGAAACATGCTTCACAACCTCTTCTATTAGGCCTTAAAGGTTACCAAGTTTTGAAGTCATGCAGCGCTAAATAGAAAgatagattgattgattttgaGGTTTCTGTAATGTGATATAATGAAGATATACTGTAAATCACAAGTCATAACCCATGTTGTACCGTTAATATAAGCAGGTTAATATTGCCATATTTTGGGGGTAAAAATTAACTGCCGGACGCCTGTTAACTCCTCTTTCTCATTCTCTGTGCATTGTGGACAGTATTGATTTGCTGCTTGCGTGGCCTCAGGTTTGCAGGTATGGTCATTTAAAAATGGACTGTGTGCACCACAGTATCAGCTGAAATATATAGGTCTTAAAACTAGATTATGAAACATGGACCCGCCTCAAGATCAGACAATAATAGTGGTTGAAGAAGTACTCCAATCTTTTACGTAAGCGTACTTGAGTGTAGAAATACTAAAACGTATATAAAAGTCCCGTATAAAGTAAAAGTGCAAAGGTATACACATCAAAATAAACTTAAAgtttcaaaagtaaaagtacttattatgcagaatggcctaTTTTAGAATAATGTATGTTGTTGGATTAAAATGAGTGAttgcattaatgtgtacatcACTTCAATGTTTGCTGCTGGTAAACGTGGGACtacttttaatcactttataTACAGCTGGGTAGCTTATGAATTTAACCccagggatcaataaagtcttatCCTAACCTAGAATGAtacatgattatttatttacattttgtattattaatgtgAAGTAATCTGCAAAATAATTAAAGTTATCAAATAAATAGTAgtgtataaagtagcagaaaattgATTTAGAAAAATTGTAATGTACTAAGTTACATTCCACTACTGGGTAATAAAGCAGGACCTTATTATGTCAGTTGATATTATCATTTAGTAACAGGCTACATATGCCCAAATATTAACCAATTTATCAAATTCACCCCCAGTTAAACTTGGAGCTATTGCCCACTTTCACTGGTTGGTAATGTAGCTTTGGTAGTTTCTAGTAACATTTTAGTGGCTCCCTTTAAAAATTCAGCCTTGAAATTGTCTTTTTGAAATTATGACTCATTGCATTTAAGTTACTGTTAGAATTGTGATTTTgcctcttttattttgaaagaacgGGACCGGATGTTTTTTGTGTAGCGCGGAACATGAAATGTGAAATGACATGTGCTAGCAGTTAGCTATTTGAATGGGGATAATAACTATTTCATGTTATATTTCCTGAACACAAAATGATACAGTGTATGAACATATTGACCTTATTCTCAGAAAAGCCTTCACTACACTCCTAACTAAAGGATTACCTGTTAAAattctcgttaatgcaattatctaatcaaccaatcacatggcagcagcttcaatgcatttaggggtgtggtcctggtCAAGACATTAGGCTCGTTCAAGATGAACTGcacctcgcctgtaaagtggacgagagcaggcggcagcagccgggggcggtgacaaaaatctgctgtcaagtcggacagttttcagcagtttccagcagccttcatgctgaacaggaagtgacagaaacactgtggtccgattccgatttaatacaatattatcagacccatatatcagcttgtacacaagTCTCCggttgttttaattatgacagagtagctgtcaaaatgctctacctGATGtattttgctgattttaattaacacgctgtagatgatccgtaatctgaacagatttagtctctctgacttctaaacgtcactatcagccacacgtggtttgtacagaatacgcctttaaatcagacaaatagcagttaaaatctctccaattcaaaatcaataaaaagtttatatcaaACGtaatcatgttgagtcgattctgaaccaatcggCTGTTAGATCAGCTTAGAGgcaggcgtttcccagcatgccctgggtccgcctgggtcttgcagtcggtgaaaagcaactgcgctgcctgcgtctcaaacctgcggccgccttgatctcgtgaggttatcgttgcccacgtgtccATGACGTCAGAGcgagtcgggatcaagtcggacacaaatctaaccggcatgcattgggcggcgattgccggtgatcgattctgcgcagacctggctcatctcgaacgagcctactttgatgctaataagccatcacctgccgttagcattccgTTGACGGcaattcattttggcgtcactttgacagcgactaactttacatctgaagcgtttaaagactttatttgtccattgtttatttctaaagaaacacgacaatgtataaaaggctccattaccttgtatctcacgttatggccctGTAGcagcagtttttgtaaaaataggctaatgattgtgtcataaccacgcaacttttTGTCGCAcggtagagaaattaccgtatagtcaggagaagcttgcaggcagtttagactcacattagctgtttgtttaattactaatgttaactagcattttagttagcaataattagcctgtgcctatgttatctccttacatatacgctctccgtctctgcaagattcggaatgattgagatttctcttggcacagctaccagaagacttacaacttccAGACAgattgctcacgtcacatctacgtcgtcatgctcagtttgaggctgcgcagtaacgctcagccatcacaggaaaagtgcttctaattgacttcactggtctccgttgaAGTCTAACGGCGTGGCTGTGTCCAttcattttactgtctatgggatcaagtcggacacaaatctaaccggcatgcattgggcggcgatcgattctgcgcagacctggctcatctcgaacgagcctaatctcctgaactccaaactgaatgtcagaatgggaaagaaaggtgatctaagcaactttgagcgtggcatggtggttggtgccagacgggctggtctgagtatttcacagtctgctcagttactgggattttcacgcacaaccatttctagggtttacaaagaatggactgaaaaaggaaaaatgtcCAGTATGCGGgagtcctgtgggcgaaaatgccttgttgatgctagaggtcagaggaaaATTGTCCgactgattcaagctgatagaagctcaactttgactcaaataaccactcgttacaaccgagatatgcagcaaagcatctgtgaagccacaacacgcgcAACCTtaaggcggatgggctacaccagcaggaGACCCCACCAGgtactcatctccactaaaaataggaaaatgaggctaccatttgcacgagctcaccaaaattggacagttgaagactggaaaaatgttgcctggtctgatgagtctcgatttctgttgagacttTCAGATGGTAtcagtcagaatttggcgtgaACAGAATAATAACATGgatccatcatgccttgttaccactgggcaggcttctgctggtggtggtgtaatggtgtgtgggatgctatcctatcaatatgggccaacatttctaaagaatgcttccagcgcCTTGTTGAATCAGTGGCACACATAAtgaaggcagttctgaaggctaaatggggtcaaacacggtattagtatggtgttcctaataatcctttaggtgagtgtattgTTACGCTATCTAACTTTACGGATAAgccaacgttagctaactagctagctgacTTACGgcgcgttccaggcaacccgtaactcgtgttttcacaaccgtctacccgtgaaagtgccctggaacggtagtcaaacccgtaacttttactactactactcttgAACCCTaaccagatcgttgtactcccagttacagttttgacgtcacaacaatggcgacccctgttgacgctgtacagacgccggtgattaacagtgagaaatagaaataaatagacatatatAGGCAActtaaagtaattccgcacattgtaatcaaaactatacacatacgattgtgtactactacaggttatgttcattaaatgaagcccaaaatatgccgccgactagaaatcgctagctagtatcagctagcggctagctaacgctagctagaagggtttgtcttgactttgcctggaacgctaccaagtcgtgagtcgtgacttgaagtcgtaacttacgggctaaacattatgtctggaacgcagcagcATTAGCTAATGTCAATATCTGCGGTTACGTAGCTAATGTTACAGGTCACAGGAAACTCCGACACACAACCCAAAGTCGAGTCATAtgtagattttatttttgtcacAAAGGCCGTTAAATCGTATATAAACAGACACTCTCTTGTCCAATGCTATTTAAAATATGGATAAGTCCACCGTGTTGAACACAGCGGGTGGAGAGGGTGCAGATAAATGTTTTATCTGTCTGAGCCCCTTTGAAAAGCAATCAGTGGCCTCTCTGGAGAACTGCCAGCATGTCTTTTGCCTTGAATGTATTCTGCAATGGTCCCAGGTAAATATACACTTCACATGTTCCCACTGTAGCAAATAATACGTCATGTCTTAATCAcatttatttgtacttttatcaGAATAATATTCAATTCTGCCAATACGGTGTAACAAACCCGCTTCTGCAATGtcagatacagtatgtgcaagaTATCATATAGCATAGTATACAGTGTATAGTGAAGCCTATATTTACATCAATATCTCGAGACAAGTTTATATGTTAACACAAGTGTAATTTTGCCACTTTATTCTTTATTAAACATTGTGAACAGACAGGCATTCAACAGGTCATGGGCATCAATTagtttcaagtgtgtgtgtaaaataaaaaactaaattaaatataaaatataagatGTAACATAAACAATGACATCAATATGTCAACATAACTTACCTATAGCCTATAACGTGTGcatgattgtttttgttttttttttgttaaaagggTTGTATAGATGTGCAAATTGAGTTCAACCAGAAAAATTTGGGATGGACATAGAGAATCTTGCTTCATGTAGGCTATGTGTAATCTACAAACTGCAACCACAAGTATAAGGTTGTTTAAAGACAGTTGACGCAGTCACATGAACATTGTCAaagtattttaaaatcaacCTGAACAATAGAGCTAAATCATAAACTTAAGTCGATAGACAGAAAACTTTtcatcagcaactattttgttCAGCTATTATCACGTTACGTCATttattttcaagcaaaaattcCCAAACGTTCCCCGCTTCTCAAACctgaagatttgctgcttttctctgtttatcATTGTACAtgaaatatatttgggttttggactgttgatgGGACAACAAGTAATttaaagatgtcaccttgggctctgggttTTTGTAGTCCAGATGAAAATAATGATTGGAGCCCTACATGAGAAGCATGACCCTCCAATATTACAATAcctcactttttcttttctttatacaGAATGTGAATTAATAGGTAAATACCATTATGTCTAAGCTAAGCTGCATAACCATAACGATCAAGGGACATATTTTTGTTGCTGAAATTGAAACATTTTGTTGCTCCGTCTTGAATCTCAGACAGCCAACACCTGCCCAGTGGATCGGAGCAGTTTTGCTTTCATCCACCAGAGATGGTGTCCTGGAGGGGACATTCAAAAGAaggtgatttttatttatttattttttttgtcctgaAGGAATCCAAGTATTTGGGAATGTATGGAAATATGTGGGCAGTGTTTGTGGGCTGAACTGTTTGTGGTGCTGCTGCAGATCAAAGTGAGGACgaagaaaaaggaggaggaggaggatgaagaggaggggagCAATGCTGTTATCTGTGAGGAATGTGGACGCAGTGACCGCAGGCACCGGCTGCTAGTGTGCATCCGCTGTGATTCAGGGTAAGGCAGTGCTGGAGCATTTTACAGTTTTATTCAGCAGCATTTTGATCTTAAATGTTCAGTAccgggcacctgggtagctcacctggcaGAGCGTgggccccatgtacagaggctcagtccccgccgcagcggctgcaggttcaattccaacctgcggccctttgctgcatgtcgttcgccctctctctcccccttcatgtctaagctgtcctatcgagTAAAGGCCAAAAATGCACTGAATGGTACTGAATAATGGTCAGTACCAGTGTATTTTAGTCATTGCAGTATCATTATATTGAGTACAATAGTGAGTTGCACTTTGACTTTGACACATTCTTCTACTGACGTTTTTATATCATTGAAACCAGAGCTCGGCcacatggagaaaatcaaatatgacGATATTTTTGTCCAAATACTGTACCTCATTATCGATATTGgtgcgatattgtagggttgacatttggtgctttaacaaaaatatttacaccaagagatttgtgataaataatcatcaatcaTGTGTATTTAATGACTTAGTGgctaaaggcaaataatagaacagctagaactcTGGTAAAGTCAGAACATGACATCACTTtcctgtaatgcagcctttaaaaccaaaaaaagacaacacttatgccatattacgatgtTATGATATCCAAACTCTAAGataatatctagtctcatatcacataTAATATCGATATCTTGCCCAGCCCTCACTGAAACACCTACAAGCCCTGTTGGAGCTGCTGGAAATACACGTTAAAGGTACCTAATCACAGAACTGTGATTTGACTTATTGTTTCTAGGTATCATATGGAGTGCTTGACACCCTCTTTAAACACAGGCCCTGACGGTGACTGGATGTGTCCTGAGTGTGCGCTCAGTCCTCAGCATACAGGTAAAGAGAACATGTCACCTAAAATACACATTATCCTCATGTTACTATTTTTCACAATAATTTATTGTTGAAATTGTAGCTTCTTCCTTCTTTAAAGAACCAGACTGGTGTTTTTGCATATCCAAGCCCATTTAATACAAATTACTGCCAACCAGTTTCCAAAGCAATTGTAGTACCTGATGAATGTGTCTTTCCTGTCAACCGTGTAGCCATTGGTTTTAGTATtttaaacaacaaacacaactgGGCTTAAATACAcggttgtgtttgttgtttataATACTCATAATAATGGTCCAGAGTTCTCTGTACATAAACAGTAATGCTATGGCAAGAGCAGAGTGCAGGATTTCTTCCCCCTTGTTCCAAGTTGATAGATTATTACAAGAAGTatagtttttcattttgtgaaatTGTCCCCATACAGACCCCTCCGTGGTGGAGGGGGAGATCAGTGATGGAGAATTAACAGACCTCCTAGCTGAAGCAGATGAAACTGCGTCTACCGGCGGTCGCCTTCGGCCCTCCACCATAAATCGTCCCAGCAGCTCCCGCGAACGACAACACAGCCAGAGGATCCTGAGCAGGGCCAGCAGCAATCCTCATCCTCGCCCCCAAACCTCCTGGGTCAGTTCAACATTACAGAGATATGCAGTAGTATAGATACAGTATAATAGATACACTATCATCTGACAGCATAAGGTGAAAATGAAGAGGTCCCCACTCTCTATATGATATAACTTTAATAAGTCGTTGaagtgtgatttatgcttctgcggaggctccatgcagagctttcgccgtagcctacgtaagtggcctgaagtttatacttgtgcgttggtgtgtgcgtcgatctcatTAAGacaatagcagggccggcatgtgtgggAAAtttgtggtagagcgagtgagagagtgacgggatgagcttcggagcgagtagcgactctagaggcatagtgggagtagtctcactttgccagaccttcctccaccgcggcgctgcggaggacgctctggctagtccacacaacattccgggatgggagaaaaacttgctctggtttattggcatttgtttaaaccaatcacaatggacTTGGGCGGTGTTAAGCACCGGGAAAAGCCgctgcggtgccgctgcaaaatagcctcaggaaggaacttggtttggtggaacatgtgtatgttcagaagttgttttagttatgcaacagaaaactcagattggacagatagtctagctagctgtctggatttaccctgcagagatctgaggagcagttaaccatagtcctcagaaatccaccagagttggttacatttttcaagaggagcacgtcaggctacagcgtagggtccgtgtctccacgtacctacgttcGTAGCCACtgcgtagatttaacgcagaagcataaatcattTCAAAGGTGTGCATTTCAGGTGATAAGATGTGTACATACACAATATTAGAGTTTATGTACAAACGGTACAAGAAGTACAGTGTGTTTCTAAAATCGAACAGTTAAGGCCCAACCATATGACTGAAACATCAACATATTTCACATTATTGCCAGTAAGAATGTATTTAACAGTAGTGAAAAACCCAGAAAGTCCTTTAACAACACCTGAAGTTGTTCTAAAAGTATTTTTCAGCCCTCAGAGACTCTTGGAATAATAGATTAATAATAATagatttttgacaatttttgtaATGTTGCAACTTTATTTACGATCCAGGTCGGCAGGAATTACAGATCTGCTAGCTCGTTTTGTATCACACaagaaaaatatgaacacaCTGTTAATTTAAATGAATATAAAGTAACATCGATATAAACAAATATTActgataataaaacattttaattatacAAATAGTGCCAGGACATCCCATCTCTGGCTACCATCTCAGTTTGGATTAGGAAACGCAGTCAACAACTGGCGAAACAGGATAAAAAATTTTTATCGCGCAGCACATGCTTAGAAGAGTTTTTGAGGATTCTGGAAATACCTTCAGAACAGCAATACGAGCTTTTGaactactttaaaaaatggCCGGGaatctttttttcagaaaaacGGATGCTTAGCTCTGTTACTTAAGACAGCAACCAATGAATTCATCTAGGTTTCTTCATTTAGATCGACTCTTAACATTACCTCAAATTTATTGAACTAAATATTCCGTAAATCAACTATGATCAGTGAAATACAGTAAGTCAAATTCATAACTTGTATTTAGAACATAGACACCTGAGccgtgaggaaaaaaaaaattgggtaGTATGGGAGGTATGTGAACCCTCTTATCAAGAAGATGTGtgaaaaacagaaaacccaaaacattaaaaaaaaatgtatgcctTTTTACTTTCCCATGCTTGTTATTCATTTAGGTAACCTCAAGTATACCACTAACTTCTTCAAGTAAAGGGCAACGGAAAATTCGGTTTCATTACTTTTACAGACTGTGTGCAAGACAAACCTGTTATTGAACGGGCCCCGCTGTGGCATTTAACCACATTTTCTGCACGTGCACTGTTAGCAGTGATGCACACCTTTCCACCAGCTTTGCTTATGAAACGCTGAAGACCCCTGCCATAAATTATctgttttttgttcttgtttctcAGCGTGTGCCTAAATACCTGTTAGGGGCATCAACGCCTGCAGTCACAACAGATGAAGTAGCTGCACTACATCCCAGTGACACCAGTAGCGCTTCAGTCAGTAAGTTATCAACTGTCAGTTAACTTCAAGAGTCTGAAGATGATTtcattaaacatgtttatttttatctatctgtttttgtgtttttttttcacagcattaaagaagagaaaaagaaagatgcGTGCAACTTGAGCTCCTGAAGCTTCTGACGTCAACAAGAGTAGACGTTGGAAGTTGGTGTGTATCGTCACTGTGTGATGAAGGTGCTCTTGTCTAAAGATGACCACATGGTGGCAGCATTGTGTTAGCAGTTGGGTGTTGAGTTCCAGCCATAAACATTATGCCAAGGCACCTTCTGCtgttgctatatatatatatatatagttttttttatatatttatatttactatttttgttaccctttgaaaaaaaattactgttaaatgtttttgttaaacTTATAAGGCTGGCATTATTCTATACTTTACTTACTGTCaataaatcccatgaaaagaccaaaaccaataaAGTCCATTCCTACTAAAGACATAACTtttcccagaaaaaaaaaagttccactTTTAAAAATCGCTGTAATTTGTTGAAAAACTTACTCAACCAGGCGTAAAAAGTGCTTTTATTTGGGATTATTTTGAGTGTTAGATTAATACACATTGGGTGCTATAGTAAGTAGAGAACTTTCATTGTTTTTCCAAATCAGAAGTGGAACGCAAGCATTTACATTAGCATCTCTTTTTAAATACTAAATGTGAAACAAGACTAGTCTACAGCCgcgctagcagctctgtgaggctgtactcagACACAGCCATAGGCGCAGGAAGTGGTGGCGAAGCTTTAAAActgcgatgacaataaaatgatagCTTATAAATATCTCTGGTTGTTGGGTTCACCCTAACCCAGTTCCACAACATTTTGTGTGTCATGTTTGGGGTGTGTGGGATGAAGAGAGGGATAATTTTAGTCATTTTAAAACAAGCATTCCACTCAGTCAAAGAACTTGCTGGCTTTGTATCAGCTCTACATCTACAAACAAGAGGGCTCTTCACCGAGGTGGAAAAGCTGATCCACTTGTGcccataggcgccgataccgcgggtgctccggagctcgagcacccacggaaaatactgagcacccacgacGCTGATCAGTCAAGCTTTTcgtctccaatcctatctgtatttgtgagaagtggcacTGTCCTTTGACAGTTGAAAAGATACTTGATGAAAgatactttacggctttattatcgagttaataggcgtgtgtgttagtgtcgccgctgtccatttcctaaggttctgaaatgcaaacattttgactacttttttgcgcccgtgagcacccacagaggaaaacctaaatcggcgcctatgcttGTGCCTCTGTTTACCAGTGTCTACTGCTGGCTCCGAAAGGTCTTTCTCAGCTCTTCGCCGCCTGAACACCTGGTTCCGTATCACTATCACTCAGAGTAGACTTTC
The genomic region above belongs to Sander lucioperca isolate FBNREF2018 chromosome 12, SLUC_FBN_1.2, whole genome shotgun sequence and contains:
- the LOC116043751 gene encoding PHD and RING finger domain-containing protein 1-like, which encodes MDKSTVLNTAGGEGADKCFICLSPFEKQSVASLENCQHVFCLECILQWSQTANTCPVDRSSFAFIHQRWCPGGDIQKKIKVRTKKKEEEEDEEEGSNAVICEECGRSDRRHRLLVCIRCDSGYHMECLTPSLNTGPDGDWMCPECALSPQHTDPSVVEGEISDGELTDLLAEADETASTGGRLRPSTINRPSSSRERQHSQRILSRASSNPHPRPQTSWRVPKYLLGASTPAVTTDEVAALHPSDTSSASVTLKKRKRKMRAT